In Flavobacterium okayamense, a single window of DNA contains:
- a CDS encoding TonB-dependent receptor plug domain-containing protein, with translation MKKLFVYIALLFGALVFSQTARVKGVLLDEFNSPIENVTIKTNQTGTVTDATGFYMIEVPANEEITISYTHVSFKKTVIKVNLKPNEDFEFNPVMSSKIEQIGEVIVTGNSKKRIEGVTSIDPVIIRKIPGANPGIENIIKTLPGVYSNNELSTSYAVRGGNYDENLVYVNEIEVYRPFLIRSGQQEGLSFTNTEMVQNVDFSAGGFQSKYGDKMSSVLDITYRNPKRFRAGLDASLLGGSLTVEGVSKNTKWSNITGFRYRDNSLLVNSQETESNFRPRFMDVQTLLNYNASTKWQWSFLGNISQNKYHYQPLSRQTNFGTVNEPIALLVVYDGQEKDEYLTMFGAIKSVYQYNEKNKLKFISSVYHTKEQEYYDILAQYRLGEVDANIGSDTFGDVVYTRGVGGQLTHARNDLDALIFNAEVKGFHELNKNTQVEWGLKYQHEDIRDRVVEWEVIDSAGFSLPNPLLDYVNDQPYNPYIGPLAPFFSSRGTNFTKVNRFQGYAQWNYRGEIGSSQYWLNAGVRAHSWQVQTQIENGKAQFAFSPRVQFAIKPDWEKDMLFRVSGGVYQQPPFYRELRDSSATVHPNVKAQKSYHFVVSNDYSFKMWSRPFKLVSEAYYKMMTDVNVYTIDNVRIRYKADNNAEAYAYGFDARLNGEFVPGTESWFSFGYLKTEENYNNKGNIARPTDQRLKFGLLFQDYMPNLPNVKVYLNLVYNTGLPGGSPSYADPYDYQFRLKDYRRADAGFLYVFKDESIKSSKNWLRSFSELSLGLEIFNLFNNQNAITNTWVRDVYTKSQYGIPNYMTTRVFNVKLVARL, from the coding sequence TTGAAAAAGTTATTTGTATATATAGCGTTACTTTTTGGCGCTTTAGTTTTTAGCCAAACGGCTAGAGTAAAAGGTGTTTTGTTGGATGAATTTAATTCTCCAATTGAAAACGTTACCATAAAAACCAATCAAACAGGAACAGTAACCGATGCAACTGGTTTTTATATGATTGAAGTTCCAGCAAATGAAGAAATTACTATCTCGTATACACACGTTTCTTTCAAAAAAACAGTTATAAAAGTAAATTTAAAACCAAATGAAGATTTTGAGTTTAATCCAGTAATGAGTTCAAAAATTGAACAAATTGGAGAAGTAATTGTTACTGGAAATAGCAAGAAAAGAATCGAAGGAGTAACATCTATCGATCCAGTTATTATTAGAAAAATTCCTGGTGCAAACCCCGGAATTGAAAATATTATTAAAACTTTACCTGGTGTTTATTCTAATAATGAATTAAGTACTTCCTACGCTGTGCGTGGTGGAAACTATGACGAGAACTTAGTTTATGTAAATGAAATTGAAGTCTACCGTCCGTTTTTAATTCGTTCAGGGCAACAAGAAGGTTTAAGTTTTACGAATACTGAAATGGTTCAAAATGTAGATTTTTCCGCTGGAGGATTTCAATCGAAATATGGAGATAAAATGTCTTCGGTTTTAGATATTACATATCGTAATCCAAAACGTTTCAGAGCTGGTTTAGATGCAAGTTTATTAGGTGGAAGTTTAACTGTTGAAGGTGTTTCAAAAAATACGAAATGGAGTAATATTACAGGATTTCGTTACCGCGACAATAGTTTATTGGTAAATAGTCAAGAAACAGAATCGAATTTTCGTCCGCGTTTTATGGATGTGCAAACGTTATTGAATTACAATGCCTCAACAAAATGGCAATGGAGTTTCTTAGGAAATATTTCTCAAAATAAATACCATTATCAGCCTTTATCTCGACAAACAAATTTTGGAACGGTAAATGAACCTATTGCTTTATTAGTTGTTTATGATGGACAAGAGAAAGATGAGTATTTAACAATGTTTGGAGCAATTAAATCGGTTTATCAATATAACGAAAAGAATAAATTGAAGTTTATTTCTTCGGTTTATCATACAAAAGAACAAGAATATTATGATATTTTGGCTCAATATCGTTTAGGTGAAGTTGATGCCAACATTGGTTCAGATACTTTTGGAGATGTTGTCTATACAAGAGGTGTTGGCGGACAATTAACGCATGCACGTAACGATTTAGATGCTTTAATTTTTAACGCTGAAGTTAAAGGTTTTCATGAATTGAATAAAAATACTCAGGTAGAATGGGGTTTAAAATACCAACATGAAGACATACGAGATAGAGTAGTAGAGTGGGAAGTTATTGATTCTGCAGGATTCTCATTGCCAAATCCTTTACTTGATTACGTAAATGATCAACCTTATAATCCATACATTGGTCCATTAGCACCATTTTTTAGTAGTAGAGGAACTAACTTTACAAAAGTAAATCGATTCCAAGGTTATGCACAATGGAACTATAGAGGTGAAATAGGGTCTAGTCAATACTGGTTAAATGCAGGTGTTAGAGCGCATTCCTGGCAAGTACAAACTCAAATTGAAAACGGAAAAGCGCAATTCGCATTTTCACCACGCGTGCAATTTGCAATAAAACCCGATTGGGAAAAAGATATGCTTTTTAGAGTATCTGGAGGAGTTTATCAACAACCACCTTTTTATAGAGAGTTAAGAGATTCTTCGGCAACTGTTCATCCAAATGTAAAAGCGCAAAAATCATATCATTTTGTGGTAAGTAATGACTACAGTTTTAAAATGTGGAGTCGTCCGTTTAAACTAGTAAGTGAAGCCTATTATAAAATGATGACTGATGTTAATGTTTACACGATTGACAATGTTAGAATTCGTTATAAGGCTGACAATAATGCAGAAGCTTACGCGTATGGTTTTGATGCTCGTTTAAATGGTGAATTTGTGCCAGGAACAGAATCTTGGTTTAGTTTTGGCTATTTGAAAACAGAAGAAAACTACAACAATAAAGGAAATATTGCTAGACCAACTGACCAACGTTTGAAATTTGGTTTATTATTTCAAGATTATATGCCAAATTTACCAAACGTAAAAGTGTATTTAAATTTGGTTTATAATACAGGTTTACCTGGTGGTTCGCCTTCCTATGCTGATCCGTATGATTACCAGTTTCGATTAAAAGATTATCGCCGTGCCGATGCTGGATTTTTATATGTATTTAAAGATGAAAGTATCAAATCGAGTAAAAATTGGTTAAGATCATTTAGTGAATTGTCGCTAGGTTTAGAAATTTTCAACTTGTTTAACAATCAAAATGCAATTACAAATACTTGGGTACGCGATGTATATACAAAATCACAATATGGTATTCCAAATTATATGACCACTCGAGTGTTTAATGTGAAGTTGGTTGCAAGATTATAA
- a CDS encoding M23 family metallopeptidase, with protein MKRLLFLVLIFNISFAQNDYPKDFISPLAINLDLSGSFGELRSNHFHSGIDIKTEKREGLDVFAVADGYISRIKISTYGYGKAIYITHPNGYTTVYGHLQRANGAIEDYIKKNHYDKKSYEIEMFPKPNDLPVKQGDIIAFSGNSGGSGGPHLHFEFRETATEKIVNPLHFGFTKFVKDKHAPDLYGVMVYPMDSTVVNKSQRPISVSFNKQQDGSYLATKVIANGKIGFAINASDKCTNPYNRNGLYKVKAFLNGVLYFSYDFNTFAFDESRYINNFIDYGKYQEQRQRYQKLFFNSDYPLSVLKDNKKQGIINTQPGASYTLRVEMYDFEGHQTNLFIPIEFGTSEVVFKKEENSSPYLLKSKIENNYTKNNVSVYVPENAFYDDFKINFDVKDNVLYLHDESVPVHKNITITFSDVEGLTEEQMKKTFIASVEGVRLSYNKTYRKDNRFSIRTRSLGTFKLAQDSIPPRIFNVNFVEGKNLNKQKTLSVSISDDMSGIDSYNAYLNGEWILMEYDYKTRKLVHDLADKKYKEGRNDFKVIVTDDLQNSTTFESHFYMNP; from the coding sequence ATGAAAAGATTATTGTTTTTAGTTTTAATTTTTAATATCTCATTTGCTCAAAATGATTATCCGAAAGATTTTATTTCGCCTTTGGCTATAAATTTAGATTTATCGGGTTCATTCGGTGAGTTGAGGAGTAATCATTTTCATTCTGGAATTGATATTAAAACTGAAAAACGTGAAGGATTAGATGTTTTTGCAGTTGCAGATGGATATATTTCACGCATAAAAATATCTACTTATGGTTATGGAAAGGCAATTTATATTACTCATCCTAATGGATATACCACAGTTTACGGACATTTGCAACGTGCAAATGGAGCTATCGAAGATTATATTAAAAAGAATCATTATGATAAAAAATCCTATGAAATAGAAATGTTTCCAAAGCCAAACGATTTACCTGTTAAACAAGGAGATATAATTGCGTTTTCAGGAAATTCAGGAGGAAGTGGAGGTCCACATTTACATTTTGAATTCAGAGAAACGGCTACAGAAAAAATTGTAAATCCTCTGCATTTCGGATTTACAAAATTTGTAAAAGATAAACACGCTCCTGATTTATATGGGGTTATGGTTTACCCAATGGATAGCACTGTAGTAAATAAATCACAACGACCAATTTCGGTGTCATTTAATAAACAACAAGACGGTAGCTATTTAGCGACTAAGGTAATTGCAAATGGGAAAATTGGTTTTGCAATTAATGCCTCGGATAAATGTACAAATCCATATAATAGAAATGGATTGTATAAGGTTAAAGCTTTTTTAAATGGGGTTCTTTATTTTAGTTATGATTTTAATACGTTTGCTTTTGATGAGTCTCGTTACATTAATAATTTTATTGATTATGGTAAGTATCAGGAACAACGCCAACGTTATCAAAAATTATTTTTTAATTCAGACTATCCGTTATCTGTTTTAAAAGACAATAAAAAGCAAGGGATAATTAACACTCAACCAGGAGCAAGTTATACTCTACGTGTAGAGATGTATGATTTTGAAGGACATCAAACCAACTTGTTTATACCAATTGAATTCGGGACTTCAGAAGTGGTTTTTAAAAAAGAGGAAAATTCTTCACCTTATTTGTTAAAATCTAAAATTGAAAATAATTATACTAAGAATAATGTTTCGGTTTATGTGCCTGAAAATGCTTTTTACGATGATTTTAAAATCAATTTTGATGTAAAAGACAATGTTTTATATTTACATGATGAGTCTGTTCCAGTTCATAAAAATATTACGATAACTTTTTCAGATGTTGAAGGATTAACCGAAGAACAAATGAAAAAAACGTTTATTGCTTCTGTTGAAGGCGTAAGATTAAGTTATAATAAAACCTATAGAAAAGACAACCGTTTTTCAATTAGAACAAGAAGTTTAGGGACTTTTAAATTGGCACAAGATTCAATTCCACCAAGAATTTTCAATGTTAATTTTGTTGAAGGAAAGAATTTAAACAAACAGAAAACATTGAGTGTTTCCATTTCAGATGACATGTCAGGAATAGATTCTTATAACGCGTATTTAAATGGTGAGTGGATTTTAATGGAATACGATTATAAAACAAGAAAGTTAGTGCATGATTTAGCAGATAAAAAATATAAAGAAGGTCGCAACGATTTTAAAGTAATTGTTACCGATGATTTGCAAAATTCAACTACATTTGAATCTCATTTTTATATGAATCCTTAA